In the Halichoerus grypus chromosome 4, mHalGry1.hap1.1, whole genome shotgun sequence genome, one interval contains:
- the GJB6 gene encoding gap junction beta-6 protein produces MDWGTLHTFIGGVNKHSTSIGKVWITVIFIFRVMILVVAAQEVWGDEQEDFVCNTLQPGCKNVCYDHFFPVSHIRLWALQLIFVSTPALLVAMHVAYYRHEAARKFRRGEKRNEFKDLEDIKRQKVRIEGSLWWTYTSSIFFRIIFEASFMYVFYFLYNGYHLPWVLKCGIDPCPNLVDCFISRPTEKTVFTIFMISASVICMLLNVAELCYLLLKVCFRRSKRTQTQRNHPNHALKESKQNEMNELISDSGQNAITGFPS; encoded by the coding sequence ATGGACTGGGGTACCCTACACACTTTCATCGGGGGAGTAAACAAACACTCCACCAGCATCGGGAAGGTATGGATCACCGTCATCTTCATTTTCCGTGTCATGATCCTTGTAGTGGCTGCTCAAGAAGTGTGGGGTGACGAACAGGAAGATTTTGTCTGCAACACTCTGCAACCGGGATGCAAAAATGTGTGCTATGACCACTTTTTTCCTGTGTCCCACATCCGGCTGTGGGCCCTGCAACTCATCTTTGTCTCCACCCCGGCCCTGCTGGTAGCGATGCATGTCGCCTACTACAGACACGAGGCCGCCCGCAAATTTAGGcgaggagagaaaagaaatgaattcaaAGACTTAGAAGACATTAAAAGGCAGAAGGTTCGGATAGAGGGATCCCTGTGGTGGACGTACACCAGCAGTATCTTTTTCCGAATCATCTTTGAAGCGTCCTTTATGTATGTGTTTTACTTCCTTTACAATGGGTACCACCTGCCCTGGGTATTGAAATGTGGGATTGACCCTTGCCCCAACCTTGTCGACTGCTTTATCTCTAGACCTACTGAGAAAACCGTGTTTACCATTTTTATGATTTCTGCATCTGTGATTTGCATGCTGCTTAATGTGGCCGAGTTGTGTTACCTGCTGCTGAAAGTATGTTTTAGGAGATCAAAAAGaacacaaacacaaagaaatcaTCCCAATCACGCCCTAAAAGAGAgtaagcaaaatgaaatgaatgagcTGATTTCAGATAGTGGTCAAAATGCCATCACAGGCTTTCCAAGTTAA